One stretch of Caldinitratiruptor microaerophilus DNA includes these proteins:
- a CDS encoding AAA family ATPase, translated as MRQRPGLAEIALGAALGIGVFLGLQGYNVLPAFALAGLFFLFSQVPGLRAPTRARAAAGPGAIPRVDFDEIGGQETAKKELKEALDFVVQRDRIRQLGIRPLKGILLTGPPGTGKTLLAKAAASYTDSVFLAASGSEFVEMYAGVGASRVRDLFRRAREMARHAGKASAIIFLDELEVLGGRRGAHQSHLEYDQTLNQLLVEMDGIQTDADVQIVVVGATNRPDLLDPALLRPGRFDRIVQVDLPDLKGRLAILEIHVRQKPLGPDVDLEQIARQTFGFSGAQLESLTNEAAILALREGAEAIEQRHLVEAIDKVILGEKVDRRPTPEEKRRVAVHEAGHAVVAEWVEPGSVASVTITPRGRAMGYVRSHPENDRYLYTREMLEGQIRVALAGAIAEDVVFGSRSTGAQSDFEKVVHLARQIVESGLSEMGVVDMESADRARVNEVISKVVQEQEEAVRAYLQQHRAVLGGVAEILEDRESMEGDELRRILARPSLAAVAGTEG; from the coding sequence TTGCGGCAGCGGCCGGGGCTCGCCGAGATCGCCCTGGGGGCGGCTCTGGGTATCGGGGTGTTCCTGGGACTGCAGGGCTACAACGTGCTCCCCGCCTTCGCGCTGGCGGGCCTGTTCTTCCTCTTCTCCCAGGTTCCCGGCCTCCGCGCCCCCACGCGGGCCCGCGCCGCCGCCGGCCCGGGAGCCATCCCGCGGGTCGACTTCGACGAGATCGGGGGCCAGGAGACCGCCAAGAAGGAGCTGAAGGAGGCGCTGGACTTCGTGGTCCAGCGCGACCGGATCCGCCAGCTGGGCATCCGGCCCCTGAAGGGGATCCTCCTGACCGGCCCGCCGGGGACGGGCAAGACCCTCCTGGCCAAGGCGGCCGCCTCGTACACCGACAGCGTGTTCCTGGCGGCCAGCGGCAGCGAGTTCGTCGAGATGTACGCCGGCGTGGGCGCCAGCCGGGTGCGGGACCTGTTCCGCCGGGCCCGGGAGATGGCGCGGCACGCCGGGAAGGCGAGCGCGATCATCTTCCTGGACGAGCTCGAGGTGCTGGGCGGCCGGCGAGGGGCGCACCAGAGCCACCTCGAGTACGACCAGACGCTGAACCAGCTCCTCGTCGAGATGGACGGCATCCAGACGGACGCCGACGTCCAGATCGTCGTCGTCGGCGCGACGAACCGGCCGGACCTCCTCGACCCGGCGCTCCTGCGGCCGGGCCGGTTCGACCGCATCGTCCAGGTGGACCTCCCCGACCTCAAGGGCCGGCTGGCCATCCTGGAGATCCACGTCCGGCAGAAGCCCCTGGGCCCGGACGTCGACCTGGAGCAGATCGCCCGGCAGACCTTCGGCTTCTCGGGCGCCCAGCTCGAGAGCCTGACGAACGAGGCGGCCATCCTGGCCCTGCGAGAGGGCGCGGAGGCCATCGAGCAGCGCCACCTCGTCGAGGCCATCGACAAGGTGATCCTCGGGGAGAAGGTCGACCGGCGGCCCACGCCCGAGGAGAAGCGGCGGGTCGCCGTCCACGAGGCCGGGCACGCGGTCGTGGCCGAGTGGGTCGAGCCGGGCAGCGTCGCTTCCGTGACCATCACGCCGCGCGGGCGGGCCATGGGCTACGTGCGCTCGCATCCCGAGAACGACCGGTACCTGTATACCCGGGAGATGCTGGAAGGCCAGATCCGCGTGGCACTCGCCGGGGCGATCGCCGAGGACGTCGTCTTCGGCAGCCGCTCCACCGGCGCCCAGTCGGACTTCGAGAAGGTCGTGCACCTGGCGCGGCAGATCGTGGAGAGCGGGCTCAGCGAGATGGGCGTGGTGGACATGGAGAGCGCCGACCGCGCCCGGGTGAACGAGGTCATCTCGAAGGTGGTGCAGGAGCAGGAGGAGGCCGTTCGGGCCTACCTGCAGCAGCACCGTGCGGTCCTGGGCGGAGTCGCCGAGATCCTCGAGGACCGGGAGTCCATGGAGGGGGACGAGCTGCGCCGGATCCTGGCCAGGCCCTCCCTCGCCGCGGTCGCCGGCACGGAGGGATGA
- the rimO gene encoding 30S ribosomal protein S12 methylthiotransferase RimO encodes MGNALKVGFISLGCAKNLVDTESMIGLVLGEGLEVTNRRDEADVLVVNTCGFIEAAKKESIEAILEAARAKETGRCRALVVAGCLVSRYKEELLDEIPEIDAVIGTADYPRIVEVVRRVWEGQRVEAVSDPDAIADWNFDRVLTTPSHTAYLKIAEGCNCACSFCSIPLMRGHYRSRPVESVLEEAWRLAGLGVKELIVVSQDTSYYGLDRYRRLMLPELLRRLAEIPGLRWIRVHYLYPTRVTDELIDVLATEPKVVRYLDVPLQHGSPRVLRLMNRPADPEAYLRLLARVRERVPGVTLRSTFITGHPGETEEDFEQLLDFLRRAEIDHVGVFAYSQEEDTPSGRMSDQVPPEVREERRRRAMTVQRAIALRLRRQRVGSVEEVLVERPLGGQPGWYVGRTQGQSPDVDGVVRLHAPDAGLRPGDFVAAEITGVRGYDLVARLAPEAPTPGTTSRALREGRAPAPMV; translated from the coding sequence TTGGGCAACGCGCTGAAGGTCGGCTTCATCTCGCTGGGCTGCGCCAAGAACCTGGTGGACACGGAATCGATGATCGGGCTCGTCCTGGGGGAGGGCCTGGAGGTCACGAACCGCCGGGACGAGGCCGACGTGCTCGTCGTCAACACCTGCGGGTTCATCGAGGCGGCCAAGAAGGAATCCATCGAGGCGATCCTCGAGGCGGCCCGGGCCAAGGAGACGGGCCGGTGCCGCGCGCTCGTCGTCGCCGGCTGCCTGGTATCTAGATATAAGGAAGAACTCCTCGACGAGATCCCGGAGATCGACGCGGTGATCGGCACCGCCGACTACCCGCGAATCGTGGAGGTCGTGCGCCGGGTCTGGGAGGGACAGCGGGTGGAGGCGGTGAGCGACCCCGACGCCATCGCCGACTGGAACTTCGACCGGGTCCTCACGACGCCCTCGCACACCGCCTACCTCAAGATCGCCGAGGGCTGCAACTGCGCCTGCAGCTTCTGCAGCATCCCCCTCATGCGGGGCCACTACCGCAGCCGGCCCGTCGAGTCGGTCCTCGAGGAGGCCTGGAGGCTGGCCGGGCTGGGCGTGAAGGAGCTCATCGTGGTCTCCCAGGACACGAGCTACTACGGCCTGGACCGTTACCGCCGCCTCATGCTGCCCGAGCTCCTGCGCCGCCTGGCGGAGATCCCCGGGCTGCGGTGGATCCGGGTGCACTACCTCTACCCGACCCGGGTGACGGACGAGCTGATCGACGTGCTGGCCACCGAGCCCAAGGTGGTGCGCTACCTGGACGTACCCCTCCAGCACGGCAGCCCCCGGGTGCTGCGGCTCATGAACCGGCCTGCGGACCCGGAGGCGTACCTTCGCCTCCTGGCGCGCGTCCGGGAGCGGGTGCCGGGCGTCACCCTGCGGTCGACCTTCATCACCGGCCACCCCGGCGAGACCGAGGAGGACTTCGAGCAGCTGCTCGACTTCCTGCGCCGGGCGGAGATCGACCACGTCGGCGTGTTCGCGTACTCCCAGGAGGAGGACACGCCCTCGGGCCGGATGTCCGACCAGGTCCCCCCGGAAGTGCGGGAGGAGCGCCGGCGCCGGGCGATGACCGTGCAGCGGGCGATCGCCCTGCGGCTCCGGCGGCAGCGGGTCGGCAGCGTGGAGGAGGTGCTGGTGGAGCGCCCGCTCGGCGGCCAGCCCGGCTGGTACGTGGGACGAACGCAGGGACAGTCCCCGGACGTGGACGGGGTGGTGCGGCTCCATGCCCCGGACGCGGGCCTGCGGCCCGGGGACTTCGTGGCCGCCGAGATCACGGGGGTCCGGGGCTACGACCTCGTGGCCCGGCTGGCGCCAGAGGCGCCCACTCCAGGCACAACTTCCCGCGCCCTGCGCGAGGGCCGGGCGCCCGCTCCCATGGTATAA
- the aceA gene encoding isocitrate lyase, with product MTQESRQEQVREQAERLAREWATSERWRGIRRDYSAEDVVRLRGSVPVEYTLARLGAERLWHLLHTEDYVAALGALTGGQAVQMVKAGLKAIYLSGWQVAADANLAEQVYPDQSLYPSNSGPAVVRRINNALRRADQIHWAEGRDDTYWLAPIVADAEAGFGGPLNAFELMKAMIEAGAAGVHFEDQLAAEKKCGHMGGKVLVPTGQFIRTLTAARLAADVMGVPTILVARTDALGATLLTSDIDPRDHEFLTGERTPEGFFVVRAGLDQAIRRALAYAPYADLLWFETSRPDLEEARRFAEAIHREFPGKLLAYNCSPSFNWKRHLDDDTIARFQRELGAMGYKFQFITLAGFHALNASMFELARGYAEEGMTAYVRLQQREFELERYGYTATKHQREVGTGYFDLVSEVVSGGQSSTLALRGSTEEEQFQTALRR from the coding sequence ATGACCCAGGAGAGCCGGCAGGAGCAGGTGCGGGAGCAGGCAGAGCGCCTGGCGCGCGAGTGGGCGACAAGCGAGCGCTGGCGCGGCATCCGGCGTGACTACAGCGCCGAGGACGTGGTGCGGCTCCGGGGGTCGGTCCCCGTGGAATACACGCTGGCCCGGCTGGGGGCCGAGCGCCTGTGGCACCTCCTGCACACGGAGGACTACGTGGCGGCGCTGGGCGCCCTGACGGGGGGCCAGGCCGTCCAGATGGTAAAGGCCGGCCTCAAGGCGATCTACCTGAGCGGCTGGCAGGTGGCGGCCGACGCGAACCTGGCCGAGCAGGTGTACCCCGACCAGAGCCTGTACCCCTCGAACAGCGGCCCCGCCGTGGTCCGGCGGATCAACAACGCCCTGCGGCGGGCCGACCAGATCCACTGGGCCGAGGGGCGGGACGACACGTACTGGCTGGCCCCGATCGTCGCCGACGCCGAGGCCGGGTTCGGCGGCCCGCTGAACGCCTTCGAGCTGATGAAGGCGATGATCGAGGCCGGGGCAGCGGGGGTCCACTTCGAGGACCAGCTGGCCGCCGAGAAGAAGTGCGGCCACATGGGCGGCAAGGTGCTGGTGCCGACGGGCCAGTTCATCCGCACCCTGACCGCCGCCCGCCTGGCCGCCGACGTGATGGGGGTGCCCACGATCCTCGTGGCCCGCACGGACGCCCTGGGCGCGACGCTCCTCACGAGCGACATCGACCCCCGGGACCACGAGTTCCTCACCGGCGAGCGCACGCCGGAGGGCTTCTTCGTGGTGCGGGCCGGCCTGGATCAGGCGATCCGCCGGGCGCTGGCCTACGCGCCGTATGCCGACCTCCTGTGGTTCGAGACCTCCCGACCCGACCTCGAGGAAGCCCGCCGCTTCGCCGAGGCCATCCACCGGGAGTTCCCGGGCAAGCTCCTCGCCTACAATTGCTCGCCGTCCTTCAACTGGAAGCGCCACCTCGACGACGACACCATCGCCCGCTTCCAGCGGGAGCTCGGTGCGATGGGCTACAAGTTCCAGTTCATCACCCTGGCCGGCTTCCACGCCCTGAACGCCTCGATGTTCGAGCTGGCCCGCGGCTACGCCGAGGAGGGGATGACCGCCTACGTGCGCCTGCAGCAGCGGGAGTTCGAGCTGGAGCGGTATGGCTACACGGCCACCAAGCACCAGCGGGAGGTCGGCACGGGCTACTTCGACCTCGTCTCCGAGGTCGTCTCCGGCGGCCAGAGCTCGACGCTGGCCCTGCGGGGGTCGACGGAGGAGGAGCAGTTCCAGACGGCACTGCGCAGGTGA
- the aceB gene encoding malate synthase A — MALAEGVEVLGPLGPRFDEILTPAALDFVARLHREFNPTREALLKQRAERQARLDAGEMPDFLPGTRHIREGDWRVAPVPRDLQDRRVEITGPVDRKMMINALNSGARVFMADFEDANSPTWENVIGGQVNLVDAVERRIEYTSPEGKVYRLGDTIATLVVRPRGWHLVEKHIRVDGQPVSGSLLDFGLYFFHNARRLLEKGTGPYFYLPKLESHLEARLWNDVFNFAQDALGIPRGTIKATVLVETILAAFEMDEILYELRDHSAGLNAGRWDYIFSAIKKFRSRPDMVLPDRAQVTMTVPFMRAYTELLVKTCHRRGAHAIGGMAAFIPSRKDPRVNEVALAKVREDKVREAQGGFDGTWVAHPDLVPVATEVFDGILGARPNQIERRRDEVDVSARDLLDLRVPGGSITEGGLRNNVSVAIQYLESWLRGVGAAAIYNLMEDAATAEIARSQVWQWVRHGAHLAEGPRVTPDLVRRIEDEEIDKIRQALGPETFGRGRFEEARALFEEVALRGEFVEFLTIPAYEHID; from the coding sequence ATGGCACTTGCGGAAGGTGTGGAGGTTCTCGGTCCCCTTGGCCCCCGGTTCGACGAGATCCTGACGCCGGCCGCCCTCGACTTCGTGGCCCGGCTGCACCGGGAATTCAACCCCACCCGGGAGGCGCTCCTCAAGCAGCGGGCGGAGCGCCAGGCGCGGCTGGACGCCGGGGAGATGCCGGACTTCCTCCCCGGAACCCGCCACATCCGGGAAGGCGACTGGCGGGTGGCTCCGGTCCCCCGGGACCTGCAGGACCGGCGGGTGGAGATCACCGGGCCCGTCGACCGGAAGATGATGATCAACGCCCTGAACTCCGGCGCCCGGGTGTTCATGGCCGACTTCGAGGACGCCAACTCGCCCACCTGGGAGAACGTGATCGGCGGCCAGGTCAACCTCGTCGACGCGGTGGAGCGCCGGATCGAGTACACCAGCCCGGAGGGCAAGGTGTACCGGCTCGGCGACACGATCGCCACCCTGGTGGTCCGGCCTCGAGGCTGGCACTTGGTGGAGAAGCACATCCGGGTCGACGGCCAGCCGGTCTCCGGCAGCCTCCTGGACTTCGGCCTGTACTTCTTCCACAACGCCCGCCGGCTGCTCGAGAAAGGCACCGGCCCGTACTTCTACCTGCCCAAGCTGGAGAGCCACCTCGAGGCCCGTCTCTGGAACGACGTCTTCAACTTCGCCCAGGACGCCCTGGGTATCCCCCGGGGCACCATCAAAGCCACCGTCCTCGTGGAGACCATCCTGGCGGCGTTCGAGATGGACGAGATCCTCTACGAGCTGCGGGACCACTCCGCCGGCCTGAACGCCGGGCGCTGGGACTACATCTTCAGCGCCATCAAGAAGTTCCGCTCCCGCCCGGACATGGTGCTCCCCGACCGGGCCCAGGTCACCATGACGGTACCCTTCATGCGGGCCTACACGGAGCTGCTGGTGAAGACCTGCCACCGCCGCGGGGCCCACGCGATCGGCGGCATGGCCGCCTTCATCCCGAGCCGCAAGGACCCCCGGGTGAACGAGGTGGCGCTTGCCAAGGTGCGGGAAGACAAGGTGCGCGAGGCGCAGGGCGGCTTCGACGGCACCTGGGTGGCGCACCCCGACCTGGTTCCCGTGGCCACGGAGGTGTTCGACGGCATCCTGGGGGCCCGCCCCAACCAGATCGAGCGGCGGCGGGACGAGGTGGACGTCAGCGCCCGTGACCTCCTGGACCTGCGGGTGCCGGGCGGGTCCATCACGGAAGGGGGGCTCAGGAACAACGTCAGCGTCGCGATCCAGTACCTCGAGTCGTGGCTCCGGGGCGTGGGGGCGGCTGCGATCTACAACCTGATGGAGGACGCCGCCACCGCCGAGATCGCCCGCTCCCAGGTGTGGCAGTGGGTCCGGCACGGCGCGCACCTGGCGGAGGGGCCGCGGGTGACCCCGGATCTGGTGCGGCGGATCGAAGACGAGGAGATCGACAAGATCCGCCAGGCCCTCGGCCCGGAGACCTTCGGCCGTGGGCGGTTCGAGGAGGCCCGGGCCCTGTTCGAGGAGGTGGCCCTCCGGGGCGAGTTCGTCGAGTTCCTCACCATTCCCGCCTACGAACACATCGACTGA